In Sedimentibacter sp. MB31-C6, one genomic interval encodes:
- a CDS encoding response regulator transcription factor, translating into MTRVLLIEDDPLVAKVILYYLDQSETYEVVWAKTGGEAFANARDNYDVILLDVLLPDVDGIELCARLRKWHDCPIIFMSCLDSSDTIVRALDLGGDDFLVKPFDNKVLEARIQANLRRYHNKIPPTQNELKCEGFVLDVDRHIIIKKDEEIKLSNTEFRILSFLMQNHGKYFTPKELYLKIWGEKSYGDTRTVIVHIHNIRNKIEPDSENPVFLKMEWGKGYYFDSSGKIEMKS; encoded by the coding sequence ATGACACGAGTATTATTAATTGAAGATGACCCATTAGTGGCAAAAGTAATTTTGTATTATTTAGACCAATCTGAAACATATGAAGTCGTTTGGGCAAAAACAGGCGGAGAAGCTTTTGCTAATGCAAGAGATAATTACGATGTTATATTACTTGATGTACTCTTACCGGATGTAGATGGAATTGAGCTTTGTGCACGACTTAGAAAATGGCATGATTGTCCCATAATATTTATGTCCTGTCTTGACAGCAGCGATACTATAGTTCGTGCTTTAGATTTAGGCGGAGATGATTTTCTCGTTAAACCCTTTGATAATAAAGTTCTTGAAGCCCGAATACAAGCTAATTTAAGGCGTTACCACAATAAAATCCCACCAACACAAAACGAGCTGAAATGTGAAGGTTTTGTCTTAGATGTAGACAGACATATTATAATAAAAAAAGATGAAGAGATTAAACTATCCAATACAGAATTCAGAATCCTTTCATTTTTAATGCAAAATCATGGCAAGTATTTTACACCAAAAGAACTATATTTAAAAATTTGGGGTGAAAAAAGTTATGGAGATACCCGAACTGTAATAGTCCATATACACAATATACGCAACAAAATTGAACCAGACTCTGAAAACCCTGTTTTTTTGAAGATGGAATGGGGCAAGGGATATTATTTTGATTCATCAGGCAAAATAGAAATGAAAAGCTAG
- a CDS encoding FAD-dependent oxidoreductase, whose protein sequence is MKKKRIISLFLCCCMIISIVGCAQQAETPVIEDKPEPVEEDTLINGSFEGTSNGMQGPITAKITVKDSKITAIEFTENNETQNVTAVAFERIPNQIIENQSLSVDAVTGATLSSFGIIGAVTDAAKSAGLDVDLLKANEVTATPKDPQTWDTDVLIMGGGGAGLTAAISAAEEGAKVILIEKGSVLGGNTMMAGAAYNAVDTEAQSVMILTKSQKATMDSYLALDPTDDSLKFDVYPEWEEVLTELKADINAFYTANEGTEAGVDMPGFDSVALHMWNIYTGGLRQLANGSWLAPNIELARTLASSSLDSFKWMGEIGLKASYGAEAEYGGYPGIGTVLGAMWPRTHSFMSGAERIPHLAKVAQDKGVTIYTETTGTEIIVDDSGKVVGAKAEQIDGTQITINTTKGVVLATGGYCANPAMVKQHDQYWGDDLSDRTLSTNMGTNEGDGIVMAQEIGADVTGMEVAQMMPSSSPVKGTMTDGIWADAAEQIWIDGNGNRFVNEYAERDVLAKSSLALEDGIFYIIYAGRGDVGNPEQLIKGTDYSERIAPMVEGGHIWYGETLAELAEASKTKAAGVAPGFTEEQLRATIEKYNSYVANQKDDEFGKEVLAGAIDLDYIDATEGVGICISPRKSSLHHTMGGVVINTETQVIDTNGNTIPGLWAAGEVTGGIHAGNRLGGNAITDIFTFGRIAGTNAAQ, encoded by the coding sequence ATGAAAAAGAAAAGAATTATTTCATTATTTTTATGCTGTTGTATGATTATTTCAATTGTTGGATGTGCTCAGCAAGCTGAAACACCTGTAATTGAAGATAAACCAGAACCAGTAGAAGAAGACACACTTATTAACGGCAGTTTTGAAGGTACTTCTAATGGTATGCAAGGTCCCATAACTGCTAAAATTACTGTAAAAGACAGTAAAATAACTGCTATAGAATTTACAGAAAACAATGAAACTCAAAATGTTACGGCAGTAGCATTTGAACGAATCCCTAATCAAATAATAGAAAACCAAAGCTTATCTGTAGATGCTGTAACAGGAGCTACATTATCAAGCTTTGGAATTATAGGTGCAGTTACAGATGCAGCAAAATCTGCTGGTTTAGATGTTGACTTGTTAAAAGCAAATGAAGTTACTGCTACACCAAAGGATCCTCAGACATGGGATACAGATGTATTGATTATGGGAGGCGGAGGCGCCGGACTTACTGCAGCTATAAGTGCAGCTGAAGAAGGAGCTAAGGTTATCTTAATTGAAAAAGGCTCTGTATTAGGTGGCAATACAATGATGGCTGGAGCAGCTTACAATGCAGTTGATACAGAAGCGCAAAGCGTCATGATTTTGACAAAATCTCAAAAGGCAACAATGGATTCATATTTAGCTTTGGATCCAACTGATGATAGTTTAAAATTCGATGTTTATCCTGAATGGGAAGAAGTATTAACAGAATTAAAAGCTGATATTAATGCTTTCTATACTGCAAACGAAGGAACCGAAGCAGGAGTTGATATGCCTGGATTTGACTCTGTTGCATTACATATGTGGAACATATATACCGGAGGATTACGTCAATTAGCTAACGGTTCATGGCTTGCTCCAAATATTGAGTTAGCAAGAACACTTGCATCAAGTTCACTTGATTCATTTAAATGGATGGGTGAAATTGGACTTAAAGCTTCATATGGCGCTGAAGCCGAATATGGCGGATATCCAGGAATAGGAACAGTTTTAGGCGCTATGTGGCCAAGAACACACAGCTTTATGTCGGGAGCTGAACGTATACCTCATTTGGCAAAAGTTGCACAAGATAAAGGTGTAACTATTTATACAGAAACAACAGGTACAGAAATAATAGTAGATGATTCCGGAAAGGTTGTAGGCGCGAAAGCTGAGCAAATTGATGGAACACAAATTACTATAAATACAACAAAAGGAGTTGTTTTAGCTACAGGAGGATATTGTGCAAATCCTGCAATGGTTAAACAACATGACCAATACTGGGGTGATGACTTATCAGACAGAACATTATCAACTAACATGGGAACCAATGAAGGTGATGGTATTGTAATGGCACAAGAAATCGGTGCTGATGTAACAGGTATGGAAGTAGCTCAAATGATGCCTTCATCATCTCCAGTTAAAGGAACTATGACTGATGGTATTTGGGCAGATGCTGCAGAACAAATATGGATAGACGGAAACGGTAACCGTTTCGTTAATGAATATGCAGAGCGTGACGTACTTGCAAAATCTTCATTAGCACTTGAAGATGGTATTTTCTACATAATCTATGCAGGTAGAGGAGATGTTGGTAATCCTGAACAACTAATAAAGGGTACCGATTATAGTGAAAGAATTGCTCCTATGGTTGAAGGTGGACACATATGGTACGGCGAAACTCTTGCAGAATTAGCTGAAGCTTCCAAAACAAAAGCTGCAGGTGTTGCACCAGGATTTACCGAAGAACAATTACGTGCAACTATTGAAAAATACAATAGTTATGTAGCTAACCAAAAAGATGATGAATTTGGAAAAGAAGTATTGGCTGGTGCTATAGACCTTGATTATATTGATGCTACTGAAGGTGTTGGAATATGCATAAGCCCAAGAAAATCTTCACTTCATCATACAATGGGCGGAGTTGTTATAAATACTGAAACTCAAGTTATCGATACAAATGGAAATACTATACCGGGTTTATGGGCTGCCGGAGAAGTTACAGGCGGAATTCATGCCGGTAACAGACTTGGCGGTAATGCAATAACCGACATATTTACTTTCGGACGTATTGCAGGTACAAATGCTGCACAATGA
- a CDS encoding S-layer homology domain-containing protein, with product MKCYVKKTNKVISIILLLCIILSSFSGFAYTNIDYLDTNHLGYELHLPAHDTALKSLTEQLNNKGIGLYSITDEDIVISPSEYNFEARVSYEINESISTDTNDDVTAIITFKLNSSNDRDVSFDYKIFSGSAFFYKHYEGVVNGSVTFTAGQVEKNLEFKIPKINNNYDADNPRVSEYGDLWMGDRVFYISCYGVSNALFENNKEVMTIPVRIENALNLKQIYERAASVYMADISKIKNAESFPDTLGKYVNINNTISIATSSAITADVRKMIDTGTFSHLNLPTVYFLNESYATGEANLQIDNNYATFSNNALDLSASIDGKNIIDFDCNDVLLSDLGLGRNSEANDAVKSIDINLNYSMINGDIYTLFHDKDGNYVQNQMTFEDKIKPCLVNVTAPSGEYYLGENIPITVTFNEAVLLDNISLKANDTVLYPVERDGTVSEDVSFLYEIGADFNDLINIDEVTGAIDLSGNEQENMSYSNQITNTKLKSYTIEELFSYCAETDIKVSQGKSMNAEVEVNLSLKVNEELSEYLTSHKTDDGRIKTVKARVIGENGTAVDVDLYANDELLITKLRGKFIAPVSSLISDTNYVAEIYFDENETNNFNLIYLLSKQYILPQIIYIDDESDVEIVYENWPVENKISSDSVELISLGYNVKNNATWQELEDFEWMASDNIVASITTSGAISLTGKPGSVRFSLTALNSGQPDEKFTLYSNTLQVIDTNEVFLNVSGWSKNVEIVKGNDAKVYYSTNIPANNETAATTFFFKLYEVEYEAGEIKKGDLVVSDTKNFTAENQELYYSVDRQYLSNVSERGKFSYILELSTRDLKTDMVFTTSAFIRVKSLPAKAMLSKPVSYYITDEIESFNVNFDVDNYNSDTSVMLNVTKNGNTIITKNSISDRAKDIRVDMDEVPVLNLYDTYMVSLKVKNEYDEAYSYDSYIMYVYNSDALKISINGVKKESHTMSLDNVLKDMSSEEILNLNRNITLTDEININYDEYKWSRLFDKTKWLVQNDSMLSLKYKDGGLLSNIDENILVAPDAQLLLEGLSPGKTYITVSHNLTGMEEKIEVTVDNARDKLFIFQVYPAQKSKVFYLNGDSSYKEVETDEKGRIAIFEESGIKGDIIFTPENTDLYDKFILENNELKSMQQSTNHLGLYPQNNIVFKKSNYETIFYVWRVDSKGRKFLHEGDVTIRGGVYRNGIYCPGATINGKNGQEEQIVKKTGYGYILKFDQNQFVNDKYDTPITSEDKIEYVFEIGISGYFSKFMKVDNETIRFFKKYYDTPVPAGTIFLESSDNSKINNDISIISQELILGENIIDVPENIIIEDISKSAYINTDMVFKGNPDNNYNVRFLDRKSNALVDSLNTEVESYEFSDTISIKNTFDLQQYVSNLEFGEVKNLSMQITVKGDEGLEIINLPSVHNVSRINGVDKLSTLETGELNKIRQDVRNSINGPSMIDSDGKADYIKTSLNYLSGFSVDSDKLRLEITPTDDPLIFKGVIMMGVGQMSKYMKSGVYSRDEKVSLLYDYMPDYEIYNSDFIGNSKIFMDAYMGGYGSNSKIYGGGAYFDCEIFYDIDDSEWKIVVLQSFMHVGGGYHYKKIYNTWIGPVPVTAEFLAGGTGQLNLKTVSEGSGKGSTYITEFQPYIYIRGFGGVGRDYKIVSLKAGVYGKVSLDQQYLWLKSEQKNSNGQKITLAGETGIEYKIKLVLVNVEGTYEIGEGSKTWKFNNYNDIKKQYDTIKYNLVLDKYMGLNSDECNKQATFEDRSYLSNERNWNSHMARSSLAGGIIVLQSNSYPYSNPVLSTDGELMVYISDMDSYDLNQTSVCFSVKSGGIFPEGTKIDDSGYADTDVVIDGTTDCAAVAWTRVITDMELSEGSEATLEDIQNMISSTEIMAGIYNGSEFITTRLTDNSTADMSPVVASNGEKTIVAWRNFYSGDMVDMDSPLSFDGRDNIMYKIFDGSEWSDEKCLYDGSVEMLNTLNTKMLSDGTSAITYEITMDGTDNTEIFCAIIGDDGNILKNIRLSNNEKRNENPQITSIEFPDEIERFVIGWNSFMEAETEDTMGKSIIRVTAVDGNGNVYTDFDNEIAGSDTADYSYFKFTKGSKKLQDLSIVWAQPEFDTEDNYSHALWGRKFSLQEDEIMISPEIKLLKLDDNNLIDFYDAHVENAGKISFILQTTDYNTEKEYSNIIYGQSEYSNKLSLEQVYYSRNEILPGNEMPFMFRLYNRGIEPINSVSINFGEVVHVFEEDDYIMPGQYKDINIFYSVPEIIIDPAYSITAEYSPSLDTDTVTGTIKLDVPDVGIYGIDVVKEADRERMFSVMLHNNTFSELKEGKHVVKLYAYDDSDPEAEPIVAETISDANSLDMINNGMFSKNILLDEEALQGILNEEGEIPDDGARIFFKTVIEEDSEEIEDSNISNNWDYIKIIGLISKNMESVSLTSRMKSHSGQTSVQVELTNNSMNELIGGNIVVNLKSESGRIIQTKQFGDKASLVLDGEETFIQTFAFNSEGDSFDVVYIGENQDDDKDNSDNPKDDNMQKNYINLFIDVNETDWFYDAVKFAIENGLMIGTDTYTFEPELLVTRGMLVTILHRLENQPLDLNGNFADVKPGDYYYNAVAWAQQNNIILGIGETKFGPNESITREQLATILFRYYLYKNNGAVDTGADLSEFEDTDLISPYALPAMQWAVKVGLIKGRGEITLAPKGNATRAETAVILQRFLEVNR from the coding sequence ATTATACTATTATTATGTATTATTCTTAGTTCGTTTTCTGGTTTTGCTTATACCAATATTGATTATTTAGATACTAATCATTTAGGTTATGAATTACATTTACCTGCTCATGACACAGCATTGAAATCCTTGACTGAACAACTTAACAATAAAGGTATAGGACTGTATTCAATTACAGATGAGGATATCGTTATCTCACCTTCTGAATATAATTTTGAAGCACGGGTATCTTATGAAATTAATGAATCTATAAGTACTGATACTAATGATGATGTAACAGCTATAATTACATTTAAGTTAAATTCTTCAAATGACAGAGATGTATCCTTTGATTATAAAATATTTTCAGGAAGTGCATTTTTTTATAAACATTATGAAGGGGTTGTAAATGGTAGTGTCACATTTACAGCAGGACAAGTTGAAAAAAACTTAGAGTTTAAAATTCCTAAGATTAACAATAATTACGATGCTGATAATCCAAGAGTTTCAGAATATGGAGACCTTTGGATGGGTGATAGAGTATTTTATATTAGCTGCTACGGTGTCAGCAATGCTTTATTTGAAAATAATAAAGAAGTGATGACTATTCCTGTTAGGATTGAAAATGCTCTTAATCTTAAGCAGATATATGAAAGGGCGGCTAGTGTATATATGGCTGATATTTCGAAGATCAAAAATGCTGAAAGCTTTCCTGATACTTTAGGCAAATATGTTAACATAAATAACACTATAAGTATCGCAACATCATCTGCCATAACAGCGGATGTTAGAAAAATGATAGATACAGGTACTTTTTCTCATCTGAATTTACCTACAGTATATTTTTTAAATGAATCATATGCAACAGGGGAAGCTAATTTGCAAATCGATAATAATTATGCTACCTTCTCAAATAATGCTTTAGATTTGAGCGCTTCCATAGATGGAAAAAATATAATAGATTTTGATTGCAATGATGTTTTATTGAGTGATTTAGGACTGGGTCGTAATTCTGAAGCAAACGATGCTGTTAAATCCATAGACATTAATTTGAACTATTCAATGATAAACGGTGATATATATACATTGTTTCATGATAAGGATGGTAATTATGTTCAAAATCAGATGACTTTTGAGGATAAAATCAAACCATGTCTTGTAAATGTTACTGCGCCTTCAGGAGAATATTATTTAGGAGAGAATATACCTATTACCGTTACATTTAACGAAGCTGTTTTGTTAGACAATATAAGTTTAAAGGCAAATGATACTGTTTTGTATCCTGTTGAAAGAGATGGGACAGTTTCAGAAGATGTGAGCTTTTTGTATGAGATAGGTGCTGATTTTAATGATTTGATTAATATAGATGAGGTAACAGGTGCAATTGATTTATCTGGTAATGAACAGGAAAATATGTCCTACAGCAATCAAATTACAAATACTAAACTTAAATCATACACCATAGAGGAACTCTTTTCTTATTGTGCTGAAACAGATATAAAGGTTAGTCAGGGTAAGAGCATGAATGCTGAGGTTGAAGTAAATCTTTCTCTCAAAGTAAATGAGGAGCTTTCTGAATATCTGACTTCACATAAAACGGATGATGGACGTATAAAAACAGTCAAGGCAAGAGTAATAGGAGAGAACGGAACTGCTGTTGATGTTGACCTTTATGCTAATGATGAACTCTTAATTACTAAGCTTAGAGGAAAATTTATTGCACCTGTAAGTTCTTTAATATCAGATACAAATTATGTAGCTGAAATTTATTTTGATGAAAACGAAACTAACAATTTTAACTTGATATATTTGTTGTCAAAGCAATATATATTGCCTCAAATTATATATATTGATGATGAATCCGACGTAGAAATTGTGTATGAGAATTGGCCTGTGGAAAATAAAATATCTTCTGACAGTGTTGAATTAATTTCATTAGGATACAACGTTAAAAACAATGCTACATGGCAGGAGTTAGAGGATTTTGAGTGGATGGCAAGCGACAATATAGTTGCATCAATAACAACTTCAGGAGCAATTTCATTAACCGGGAAACCGGGGAGTGTAAGGTTTTCTTTAACTGCTTTAAACTCAGGACAACCAGATGAAAAATTTACTTTATATAGTAATACTCTACAAGTAATTGATACTAATGAGGTGTTTTTAAATGTAAGCGGGTGGTCAAAAAACGTTGAGATAGTCAAAGGAAATGATGCCAAGGTTTATTACTCTACGAACATTCCTGCTAATAATGAAACAGCAGCAACCACATTCTTTTTTAAATTATATGAAGTTGAATATGAAGCAGGTGAAATTAAAAAAGGTGATTTAGTTGTTAGTGATACAAAAAACTTCACTGCTGAAAATCAAGAATTGTATTATTCAGTGGATAGGCAATATTTAAGCAATGTATCCGAAAGAGGAAAATTCAGTTACATACTTGAATTATCTACAAGAGATTTAAAAACTGATATGGTATTTACAACATCAGCATTTATACGAGTTAAAAGTTTACCTGCAAAAGCAATGTTGAGCAAGCCAGTCAGTTATTATATAACAGATGAAATTGAAAGTTTTAATGTAAACTTTGATGTTGATAATTATAACTCCGATACATCTGTTATGCTGAATGTAACAAAGAATGGTAATACTATAATTACTAAGAATAGTATATCTGATAGGGCAAAGGATATTCGGGTTGATATGGATGAAGTGCCTGTCTTAAATTTATATGATACATACATGGTATCACTTAAGGTAAAAAATGAATATGATGAAGCTTATTCATATGATTCGTATATTATGTATGTTTATAATTCTGATGCACTTAAAATAAGTATTAACGGAGTTAAAAAAGAAAGCCATACAATGAGTTTGGATAATGTACTGAAAGATATGTCAAGCGAAGAAATCTTAAATCTTAACAGAAATATAACTTTAACGGATGAAATAAATATTAATTATGATGAATACAAGTGGAGCAGATTGTTTGATAAAACAAAGTGGTTAGTACAAAATGATAGCATGCTGTCACTTAAGTATAAGGATGGGGGATTATTAAGTAACATAGATGAAAATATTTTAGTTGCACCTGATGCGCAATTATTACTTGAAGGACTTTCACCAGGAAAGACATACATAACAGTTTCACATAATTTGACAGGTATGGAAGAGAAAATCGAAGTTACTGTTGATAATGCGAGGGATAAGCTGTTCATATTTCAAGTATATCCTGCACAAAAGAGCAAAGTATTCTATCTAAATGGTGATAGCAGCTACAAGGAAGTTGAAACAGATGAAAAAGGAAGAATTGCTATATTTGAGGAATCAGGTATTAAAGGAGATATAATATTTACACCTGAAAACACTGATTTGTATGATAAATTTATACTTGAAAATAATGAATTAAAATCAATGCAGCAAAGTACAAATCATTTAGGATTGTATCCTCAAAACAATATTGTTTTTAAAAAATCTAATTATGAAACAATATTCTATGTATGGCGTGTTGATTCGAAAGGAAGAAAATTCCTGCATGAAGGTGATGTAACAATTAGAGGCGGAGTATACAGAAACGGAATATATTGTCCTGGTGCAACAATTAATGGAAAAAACGGACAAGAAGAACAGATAGTAAAAAAGACCGGCTATGGATATATATTGAAGTTCGACCAGAATCAATTCGTTAATGACAAATATGATACTCCTATTACTTCTGAAGATAAAATAGAATATGTTTTCGAAATAGGTATATCTGGCTATTTTTCAAAGTTTATGAAGGTAGATAACGAAACTATACGATTTTTTAAAAAATACTACGATACTCCTGTTCCTGCAGGAACAATATTTTTAGAAAGCAGTGATAACTCCAAAATTAATAATGATATTAGCATAATTTCTCAGGAGCTTATTTTGGGAGAAAATATAATAGATGTACCTGAAAATATTATTATTGAAGACATATCAAAATCAGCATATATAAATACTGACATGGTTTTTAAGGGTAACCCAGACAATAACTATAATGTAAGATTTTTAGATAGAAAAAGCAACGCTCTTGTTGACTCTTTAAACACAGAAGTTGAGTCATATGAATTTTCTGATACCATATCAATTAAAAATACCTTTGATTTGCAGCAATATGTTTCTAATTTGGAGTTTGGTGAGGTAAAAAATTTAAGCATGCAAATAACTGTTAAAGGTGATGAGGGACTTGAGATTATAAATCTCCCATCAGTTCATAATGTAAGTCGAATAAATGGCGTAGACAAGTTAAGTACTTTGGAAACAGGTGAACTTAATAAAATTAGACAGGACGTTAGAAATTCTATTAATGGACCATCTATGATAGATTCTGATGGCAAAGCTGATTATATTAAAACATCTCTTAATTATTTAAGTGGATTTTCTGTAGATTCTGATAAATTGCGGCTTGAAATAACTCCTACTGATGACCCCCTAATATTTAAAGGGGTTATAATGATGGGAGTTGGACAGATGAGTAAGTACATGAAGTCGGGAGTGTACAGTAGGGACGAAAAGGTATCGCTCCTGTATGACTATATGCCTGACTATGAAATATATAACAGTGATTTTATAGGTAACAGTAAAATATTTATGGATGCTTATATGGGTGGATATGGGTCTAACAGTAAAATATACGGCGGGGGGGCATATTTTGACTGTGAGATATTTTATGATATTGATGACAGCGAGTGGAAAATTGTTGTGTTGCAATCATTCATGCATGTAGGAGGGGGTTATCATTATAAAAAAATATACAATACATGGATAGGACCAGTTCCAGTAACAGCAGAGTTCTTGGCAGGGGGGACAGGACAACTGAATTTAAAGACAGTATCTGAAGGAAGCGGTAAAGGTAGTACATATATAACAGAGTTCCAGCCATACATTTATATTCGAGGGTTTGGCGGCGTTGGACGTGATTATAAAATAGTGAGCTTAAAGGCAGGAGTTTACGGAAAAGTATCACTTGACCAACAGTATCTGTGGCTTAAGAGTGAACAAAAAAACAGTAATGGTCAAAAAATAACATTGGCAGGTGAAACAGGAATTGAATACAAAATAAAACTTGTTCTTGTTAATGTTGAAGGCACTTATGAAATAGGAGAAGGAAGCAAGACATGGAAATTCAATAATTACAATGACATAAAAAAACAATACGATACTATTAAGTATAATTTAGTATTAGATAAATATATGGGATTAAATAGTGATGAATGTAACAAGCAGGCAACTTTTGAAGACAGATCATATTTATCTAATGAAAGAAATTGGAATTCACATATGGCAAGAAGCTCCTTAGCAGGAGGCATAATTGTTCTTCAATCAAATTCTTATCCATATTCAAATCCAGTTTTAAGTACTGATGGGGAGCTGATGGTATATATATCAGATATGGATAGCTATGACTTAAATCAAACATCTGTATGCTTTTCAGTAAAATCAGGGGGAATATTTCCTGAAGGTACAAAAATAGATGATTCTGGCTATGCTGATACAGATGTAGTGATTGATGGTACAACTGACTGTGCGGCAGTAGCATGGACGCGAGTTATAACGGATATGGAGCTAAGCGAGGGAAGTGAAGCAACATTAGAAGATATTCAAAATATGATTTCAAGCACAGAAATTATGGCGGGTATATATAATGGCTCTGAATTTATTACAACACGTCTGACTGACAATTCTACTGCAGATATGTCTCCTGTAGTTGCTTCAAACGGAGAAAAAACCATAGTTGCATGGAGAAACTTCTATTCGGGGGATATGGTTGATATGGATAGTCCTTTGAGCTTTGACGGTAGGGATAATATAATGTACAAGATATTTGATGGCAGTGAATGGAGTGATGAGAAATGCTTGTATGACGGAAGCGTTGAAATGCTGAATACTCTTAATACAAAGATGCTTTCAGACGGAACGTCTGCCATTACATATGAGATAACAATGGATGGCACTGACAATACTGAAATATTTTGCGCAATAATTGGTGATGACGGTAATATATTAAAAAATATAAGATTAAGTAACAACGAAAAAAGAAATGAAAATCCACAAATAACATCTATAGAATTCCCTGATGAAATAGAGCGCTTTGTTATAGGATGGAATTCATTTATGGAAGCAGAAACTGAAGATACTATGGGGAAAAGTATAATAAGAGTTACAGCTGTTGATGGAAATGGAAATGTTTATACTGACTTTGACAATGAAATTGCAGGTTCTGATACAGCGGATTACAGTTATTTCAAGTTCACAAAAGGCTCAAAAAAGCTACAGGATTTGTCAATTGTTTGGGCTCAACCGGAATTTGATACCGAAGATAATTACAGCCATGCATTATGGGGAAGGAAGTTTTCACTTCAAGAAGACGAAATTATGATTTCTCCAGAAATCAAGCTTTTAAAACTTGATGATAATAATTTAATAGATTTCTATGATGCACATGTTGAAAATGCAGGAAAAATCAGTTTTATACTTCAAACAACCGATTATAATACAGAAAAAGAGTATAGCAACATAATTTATGGACAGTCAGAATATTCAAATAAGCTATCTCTTGAACAAGTTTATTATTCTCGTAATGAAATACTTCCCGGCAATGAAATGCCTTTTATGTTCCGCCTTTATAACAGAGGAATTGAACCAATTAATAGTGTTAGTATTAATTTTGGAGAAGTAGTTCACGTATTTGAAGAGGATGATTATATAATGCCTGGACAATATAAGGATATCAATATATTTTACTCAGTTCCCGAGATTATTATAGACCCTGCATATTCCATTACTGCAGAGTATTCACCGTCTTTGGATACGGATACAGTTACAGGTACGATAAAATTGGATGTTCCTGATGTGGGCATATATGGTATTGATGTTGTCAAGGAAGCAGATAGAGAGAGAATGTTTAGTGTAATGCTTCACAATAACACTTTTTCAGAGTTGAAAGAAGGAAAACACGTCGTTAAGCTTTATGCATATGATGATTCTGATCCTGAAGCCGAGCCCATTGTAGCAGAAACAATAAGTGATGCAAATTCTCTTGATATGATTAATAATGGTATGTTCAGTAAGAATATATTGTTAGATGAGGAAGCGTTGCAAGGTATACTTAATGAGGAAGGCGAGATACCTGATGATGGAGCTCGGATATTTTTTAAAACAGTTATAGAAGAAGATAGTGAAGAGATTGAAGATTCAAATATATCCAATAACTGGGACTATATTAAAATAATAGGACTTATCAGCAAAAACATGGAGAGTGTTTCCCTAACAAGCAGGATGAAATCTCATTCAGGTCAGACATCCGTGCAGGTTGAGCTTACGAATAATTCCATGAATGAATTAATAGGTGGAAATATAGTGGTAAACTTAAAGAGTGAGAGTGGTAGGATAATTCAAACAAAGCAATTTGGTGATAAGGCATCTTTAGTTTTAGATGGTGAAGAAACATTTATTCAAACATTTGCTTTTAACAGTGAGGGTGATTCTTTTGATGTAGTGTACATAGGAGAGAATCAAGATGATGACAAAGATAATTCAGATAACCCGAAGGATGACAATATGCAGAAGAATTATATAAATCTATTTATAGACGTAAATGAGACTGATTGGTTCTATGATGCAGTTAAATTTGCAATAGAAAACGGATTAATGATTGGAACAGATACATATACATTTGAACCTGAATTATTAGTTACACGGGGTATGCTTGTTACAATACTTCATAGATTGGAAAATCAGCCATTAGATTTGAACGGCAATTTTGCTGATGTTAAGCCCGGTGATTATTACTATAATGCCGTGGCATGGGCTCAACAAAATAATATTATTTTAGGTATCGGTGAAACAAAATTCGGTCCAAATGAAAGCATAACTCGTGAGCAGTTAGCAACAATTCTTTTTAGATATTACCTATATAAAAACAATGGTGCAGTAGATACAGGAGCAGATTTGTCTGAATTTGAGGATACTGATTTGATATCACCATATGCACTGCCTGCGATGCAGTGGGCAGTCAAAGTAGGGTTAATTAAAGGAAGAGGAGAAATTACCCTTGCTCCAAAAGGTAATGCCACTAGGGCAGAAACAGCTGTAATACTACAGAGATTCCTAGAAGTAAACAGATAA